The following is a genomic window from Crossiella equi.
GGTACTGAGCTGCCGCTCCGGGTGGATGCCCAGCAGCGCCGCACCGGCGCCCCGGTCACCAGGGAGGCCCGTCGCGAGCTGGCACGGGCGATCCTGGAGGACGCGGTCGCCGCGCACAGCGAAAACGAGCTGATGGACAACCGGTCCCTGGTCGGCCGGGATGTCGAGCAGCGGGTGATCACCGAGGTCATCAACGAACTGTTCGGCATGGCCGGCCTGCAGCCGCTGCTGGACGACCCGACGGTGGAGACGATCAACGCCAACCGCTACGACCGGGTCTTCGTGCAGTACAACGACGGCCGCCGCGCGCGGGTCGCCCCGATCGCGGGCTCGAACGAGGAGCTGACCGATCTGGTCCGGCTGCTCGCGGCCCGCGCGTCCAGCCAGGAACGTCGCTTCGACTACGGCTCCCCAGCGGTCAACCTCCAGCTGCCTGGCGGGGAACGGTTGTTCGCTGTGATGGGCCTGACCGCGGGCGGGGTGACCTCGCTGTCGATCCGCCGGCACGGCTACCTCACCGTCACCCTGCCCGAGCTGCGTACTCGCGGCACCATCGACCCCGGCCTGGAGCAGTTCCTGCGCGCGCTGGTGCGGGCACGCAAGAACATCCTGATCACCGGCGGCACGGGCGCGGGCAAGACCACCCTGCTGCGAGCGCTGGCCTCGGAGATGGACCCGATGGAACGCATCGTGACCATCGAGGACGCCTTCGAGCTCGGCCTGGAACTCGACCCCGACATTCACGCCGACGTGACCGCCTTCCAGGCCCGTGAAGCCAACGTGGAGGGCGAGGGCGCGATCTCCCAGGCCGAACTCGTCCGTTGGGGCCTGCGCATGAGCCCGGACCGAGTGATCGTCGGCGAAATCCGAGGACCGGAAGTCATCCCGATGTGCAACGCCATGAGCCAGGGCAACGACGGCTCGATGGCGACCCTGCACGCCTCCAGCTCACGGATCGCCTTCACCCGGCTGGCCTCCTACGCCGCACAAGGCGTCGAACGCCTCCCGCTGGACGCGACGAACCTGCTGGTCGCCTCGGCGGTGCACTTTGTCGTGCACCTGGCCCGCGGCACCGACCGCACGACCCGCGTCGTGTCCTCGATCCGCGAGGTCGTCGGCGCCGACGGCCCGCAGGTGGTCTCCAACGAGGTCTATCGGCCCGGTGCGGACCGCCGCGCCCGCCCGGTGGCCGGGGCGCTGCGCACCGACACCCTCGACGACCTCGTCGACGCCGGGTTCGACCCCGGCCTGCTCGAGCAACCGGAAGGCTGGTGGCCGCGGTGAACATCACGATCAGCGCCACCACCGCCCTGTCGGCCCTGCTCGGCGTCGGAGTCGGCGTCGGGCTGCTGCTGGTCATCATCGGCTGGCGCGGCGTGGACCCGAACCGGCGCTCCGGACTGTTCCGCCGCGGGCAGTCGCGCCGTGCGCAAGCCGGTCCGCGAGACCAGCGCCAGGCGCTGCGGGTCGGACTGGCGGTCGCGGTGGGTGTGCTCACCGGGGTGGCCACCGGCTGGGTTGTCGGCGCCGTGCTGGCCGGGCTCGCGGTCTGGGCACTGCCTCGTGTCCTTGGGCGCGACCCCGAGCACGCCCGCCGGGTGGCGCGGATCGAAGCGATCGCGACCTGGACGGAGATGCTGCGCGACACGCTCTCGGCCGCCGCCGGGCTGGAGCAGGCCATCCTCGCGACCGCGCCACTGGCGCCGCCGGCCATCCGCGGCGAGATCACCGACCTCGCGGTGCGAATCGAGAACGGAGACCGGCTGGCGCCCTCCCTGCGCCACCTGGCCGACCAGCTCGCCGACCCCACCGGCGACCTCGTCATCGCCGCCCTGGTGCTCGCCGCAGAACAGCAAGCCCGCCAGCTCGGTGACCTGCTCGGCTCCCTCGCGCACACCGCCCGCGAGCAAGCCTCGATGCGGATGCGGGTCGAGGCCGGGCGCGCCCGGACCCGGACCAGCGTGCGGGTGATCGTCGGCACCACCTTGTGCTTCGCCGTGGCCGTCGTGCTGCTCAACCGCCCGTACCTGTCCGCCTACGACTCCGCGACCGGGCAGATCGTCCTGCTGGGCATCGGCGTCCTGTTTGGACTGGGATTCGCGTGGCTGGTGCGGGTCGCCAGGGTCGCCGAGCCCGAACGGTTCTTGTCTCTGGCCGCCGATTCCGAGGACCAGCCCGCACTCGTCGCCGAGAGGCAGGTGTGACCACCGTGATCACCGCACTGATTCTGGGAGCCGGGCTGGGTCTCGGCCTGTGGGCGCTGGCGGTGTGGGCTTTCCCTCCCCGGCCCGCTCTGGGCGCGGTGCTGGCGCGCAGCACGGCGGCTCCTGCGCCGACGCCGATCCTGGCCATCGAGGACACCGGGTGGGCGGCCAGGCTCGGCCGCCCGTTCATCGCGCCGCTGCGCGCGCTCGGTCTGCCCGGCGAGCGGCTGGCTCGCGATCTGGCGGTCATCGGCCGCCCGGTCGCGACCCATCTGGCGGAGAAGGCAACCCTCGCGATCGCCGGGCTGCTCGCGCCAGTCCTGCTGCAACTGCTGCTCACCCTGGCCGGGTTGTCGCTGGGGATCGAGTTTCCGATCATCGCCGGGCTCGTTCTGGCCGCTGCGGGATTCGTCCTGCCCGACCTGCAAGCGAAGTCCGACGCGGCGAAGCTGCGCACCGGGTTCCGCCACGCCCTGTCCGCCTACCTCGACCTGGTGTGGATCACTCTGGCCGGTGGCGCCGGGGTCGACAGCGCGCTGAACGACTCGGTCGCCATCGGCCGAGGCTGGGCGTTCGAGCAGATCCACCGAGCCCTGGACACCGCCCGGCTGACCCGCACGACACCGTGGGCGACGCTGCGCCAGCTCGGCGAGGAACTCGACGTCACCGAGCTGTCCGAGCTCGCCGCTTCGGTCAGCCTGGCCGGCACCGAGGGCGCAAAGGTGCGCACCTCGCTCGCGGCCAAGGCCGGGGCGCTGCGTACGCATCAGATCACCGACGCCGAAGGCGACGCCCAGGCCGCCACCGAACGCATGTCGCTGCCGGTGATGGCGTTGTTCCTGGGCTTCTTGGCGTTCATCGCCTACCCCGCACTCACACAAGTCCTCAATGGACTGTGAGCTGCGGGGGCACGTGGAAATGGGAGGAGAAACGCGATGCACCTCTACCTGGTGACATTGTGGACGACGGTAAAAG
Proteins encoded in this region:
- a CDS encoding ATPase, T2SS/T4P/T4SS family, which encodes MTYPPNSPPPNGYPAPVPLRPHQQQGQPTGWQPANTSGHPSWAQSAPQPATSGPEPVQATEAVGRLRQHLRDTLGTELPLRVDAQQRRTGAPVTREARRELARAILEDAVAAHSENELMDNRSLVGRDVEQRVITEVINELFGMAGLQPLLDDPTVETINANRYDRVFVQYNDGRRARVAPIAGSNEELTDLVRLLAARASSQERRFDYGSPAVNLQLPGGERLFAVMGLTAGGVTSLSIRRHGYLTVTLPELRTRGTIDPGLEQFLRALVRARKNILITGGTGAGKTTLLRALASEMDPMERIVTIEDAFELGLELDPDIHADVTAFQAREANVEGEGAISQAELVRWGLRMSPDRVIVGEIRGPEVIPMCNAMSQGNDGSMATLHASSSRIAFTRLASYAAQGVERLPLDATNLLVASAVHFVVHLARGTDRTTRVVSSIREVVGADGPQVVSNEVYRPGADRRARPVAGALRTDTLDDLVDAGFDPGLLEQPEGWWPR
- a CDS encoding type II secretion system F family protein, which codes for MAAVNITISATTALSALLGVGVGVGLLLVIIGWRGVDPNRRSGLFRRGQSRRAQAGPRDQRQALRVGLAVAVGVLTGVATGWVVGAVLAGLAVWALPRVLGRDPEHARRVARIEAIATWTEMLRDTLSAAAGLEQAILATAPLAPPAIRGEITDLAVRIENGDRLAPSLRHLADQLADPTGDLVIAALVLAAEQQARQLGDLLGSLAHTAREQASMRMRVEAGRARTRTSVRVIVGTTLCFAVAVVLLNRPYLSAYDSATGQIVLLGIGVLFGLGFAWLVRVARVAEPERFLSLAADSEDQPALVAERQV
- a CDS encoding type II secretion system F family protein, with protein sequence MITALILGAGLGLGLWALAVWAFPPRPALGAVLARSTAAPAPTPILAIEDTGWAARLGRPFIAPLRALGLPGERLARDLAVIGRPVATHLAEKATLAIAGLLAPVLLQLLLTLAGLSLGIEFPIIAGLVLAAAGFVLPDLQAKSDAAKLRTGFRHALSAYLDLVWITLAGGAGVDSALNDSVAIGRGWAFEQIHRALDTARLTRTTPWATLRQLGEELDVTELSELAASVSLAGTEGAKVRTSLAAKAGALRTHQITDAEGDAQAATERMSLPVMALFLGFLAFIAYPALTQVLNGL